Within the Longimicrobium sp. genome, the region GGAGCCAACCGTTGTCATCCCGATGGAAGCGGCCACGGAAAACCTGCACGCACATCATTCGGTTGCAGCGACTGAGGGATCCGCCACACACGATTCGAAGCGCACCAGCGGATCGAGACTGCCCCATCCCCACGTGAGCGGGTGAACCCGCCGCTCGAAAAGCGGTAAGCCCCGACTCGGGCCGCTGGCGCGTCCCGCTCGGGGCTTCAACTTCTCATCCGCACGATTCACCGATGCATCACCTGCCGATCTCAGGAACGCCGAGCGCGCGGCAGATCTTGCGAGCGAGGAGATCAGGAACCTCAGTGTGGCGCGGAACTGCTTCCACCGCGCCGGTCGCCGGATTGGACCACAACGAGTGGGCGCTGCCCTCGCGCTTGAGGAAGCACCCGTACATCCGAAGGTGGCGCAGCAATGCTGCCGCGTTTCATCCGACCGTTACCGTTTCGCGCAGCGCACCGGCGGGCACTCCGCGAAGCGCGTCTTCTCGCCGGTCTTCCAACACCAGCTCGATCGCCTGCGTCAGGCTTTCCAGTGATTCTTCCTTGGAGCGGCCTTGACCGTTCGCACCCGGAATCTCGGGGCAGTAGCTTACGAACCAGTCG harbors:
- a CDS encoding type II toxin-antitoxin system HicB family antitoxin, with translation MRNEFTAIVERDGDWFVSYCPEIPGANGQGRSKEESLESLTQAIELVLEDRREDALRGVPAGALRETVTVG